In Lachnospiraceae bacterium, one DNA window encodes the following:
- a CDS encoding P1 family peptidase: MKLFPPLKEISITEIEGLRIGNAQDLDAMTGVTVLRFDEGAKAGCDISGGGPASRETPLTSPVTADNPINAIVFSGGSAFGLAASDGVMRYLEEHGIGYDTGFAKVPLVCQSCIYDLGIGRADVRPDAGMGYAACEDAEKNQPKCGIIGAGTGASVGKICGREYAAKTGLGIYAVSAGNLKVAAVVVLNALGDIYDPSTGEKIAGPKLPGMDGFADSRKELYKLSQQTDLFSFKNSNTTIGAIITNGDFSKAELNKIASMTRSAYSRCINPVGTMADGDSIYVASCGPRVVADVNMAGTLAAEVMAEAIQIAVRTAK, from the coding sequence ATGAAATTATTTCCACCTTTAAAAGAAATTTCCATTACTGAGATTGAAGGGCTTCGTATTGGAAATGCCCAGGATCTGGATGCCATGACCGGAGTTACCGTTTTACGCTTTGATGAAGGTGCCAAAGCTGGCTGCGATATCAGCGGCGGCGGCCCGGCATCCAGAGAAACGCCTCTTACCTCTCCTGTTACTGCTGATAATCCCATTAATGCCATTGTTTTTTCTGGTGGGTCTGCTTTTGGTCTGGCAGCCAGTGACGGCGTAATGCGCTATCTGGAAGAACATGGGATCGGCTATGATACTGGCTTTGCAAAAGTGCCGTTAGTATGCCAGTCCTGTATCTATGACCTTGGGATCGGTCGGGCAGATGTGCGGCCGGATGCCGGCATGGGATATGCTGCATGTGAAGATGCGGAAAAGAACCAGCCCAAATGCGGCATTATCGGTGCAGGAACTGGAGCCAGTGTAGGAAAGATCTGTGGACGGGAATATGCCGCAAAAACCGGTCTTGGCATCTATGCAGTCAGTGCTGGTAATCTTAAAGTTGCCGCTGTTGTTGTTTTAAATGCTTTAGGCGATATTTATGATCCATCTACCGGAGAAAAGATCGCAGGACCGAAACTTCCTGGTATGGATGGATTTGCAGACTCCAGAAAAGAGCTTTATAAGCTGAGTCAGCAGACAGATCTTTTCTCTTTCAAAAATTCCAACACTACCATTGGTGCCATTATCACAAATGGAGATTTCTCCAAAGCGGAATTAAATAAGATCGCATCTATGACCCGAAGTGCCTATTCCCGCTGCATCAATCCTGTAGGAACTATGGCAGACGGTGATTCTATCTATGTAGCCTCCTGTGGCCCCAGAGTCGTAGCTGATGTAAATATGGCGGGAACGCTGGCTGCGGAGGTAATGGCAGAAGCCATCCAGATAGCTGTAAGAACTGCAAAATAA
- a CDS encoding DUF3100 domain-containing protein, whose protein sequence is MISKLTSDLKKNWKVFLIAVGLMLIADSIGPFSITLPFGKVSMFPLIFAIILGCLFGPDIFKVVTEEQCKFAGSMVMVVMAPYMVKMGVGAGHNLSKLIELGPALILQEFGNLGTIFLTLPVALLLGLKKEAIGACYSINRDVNLGLTTDVFGAEASETRGTFAVYITGAVVGTIFASLMVSIIASLDIFHPLALGMAAGVGSSSMMAAMTGTLSTFYPEYAEQMGVLAGASDMLTGADGIFMGVFIGIPLTRFLYKKWEPFFAKLRHEKSEVLAEEEKNEI, encoded by the coding sequence ATGATTTCTAAATTGACAAGTGATTTAAAGAAAAACTGGAAGGTATTTTTAATTGCGGTTGGGTTGATGTTAATTGCGGACTCTATTGGACCGTTTTCAATTACGTTGCCCTTTGGAAAAGTTTCTATGTTTCCCCTTATTTTTGCAATTATTTTAGGGTGCTTATTCGGCCCTGATATTTTTAAAGTGGTCACAGAGGAACAGTGTAAATTTGCAGGAAGCATGGTTATGGTAGTAATGGCTCCCTATATGGTAAAGATGGGGGTGGGAGCAGGACATAATCTTAGTAAACTGATTGAATTGGGACCGGCGTTAATTTTACAGGAATTTGGAAATCTAGGGACAATTTTTCTTACACTTCCTGTTGCACTGCTTTTGGGATTGAAAAAAGAAGCCATTGGAGCCTGCTATTCAATCAACAGAGATGTGAATTTGGGATTGACTACGGATGTATTTGGTGCGGAAGCTTCAGAAACAAGAGGAACCTTTGCTGTTTATATAACGGGGGCGGTTGTGGGAACTATATTTGCAAGCCTTATGGTGAGTATTATTGCATCTCTTGATATTTTTCATCCGCTGGCTCTTGGAATGGCAGCCGGTGTAGGAAGTTCTAGCATGATGGCAGCAATGACAGGAACTCTTTCAACTTTTTATCCGGAATATGCGGAACAGATGGGAGTGCTGGCGGGAGCGAGTGATATGTTGACAGGAGCAGATGGTATTTTTATGGGAGTATTCATAGGAATCCCATTAACACGGTTTTTATATAAAAAGTGGGAGCCTTTTTTTGCAAAACTGAGACATGAAAAAAGTGAAGTACTGGCAGAGGAGGAGAAAAATGAAATATAA
- a CDS encoding helix-turn-helix transcriptional regulator, with translation MDENKTKWLGSIMDMMEAHFGKDVELVLHNLEADYEKTIIDIRNGEVTGRTVGDGGDNLGLEVVRGTVKNGSKYNYINYTDDGKVLKSSTLFLRDESGRPVYALAINEDVTQMWQFEKYLREKNQSGRESDVIVRDVNKLLEDSIKDAQLMIGKSYASMDKSDKQRFIKYLDDRGIFLISKSTQRICELLDIAKCTLYNYLDLARK, from the coding sequence GTGGATGAGAATAAAACAAAATGGCTGGGGTCGATTATGGATATGATGGAGGCACATTTTGGAAAAGATGTTGAACTGGTTTTGCATAATCTCGAAGCGGACTACGAGAAAACAATTATAGATATCCGCAACGGAGAGGTTACAGGCAGAACCGTTGGAGACGGCGGTGATAATCTAGGATTGGAGGTGGTTAGAGGAACAGTAAAAAATGGAAGTAAATATAACTATATCAATTATACCGATGACGGTAAGGTATTAAAGTCATCTACATTATTCTTAAGGGATGAATCTGGACGTCCTGTTTATGCGTTGGCAATTAATGAAGATGTGACGCAGATGTGGCAGTTTGAAAAATATCTTCGGGAAAAAAATCAGTCAGGCAGAGAATCGGATGTGATTGTGCGGGATGTGAATAAACTTTTGGAAGATAGCATCAAAGATGCACAGCTTATGATAGGAAAAAGCTATGCATCAATGGATAAAAGCGATAAGCAGAGATTTATTAAATACCTGGATGATCGGGGGATTTTCCTGATTTCTAAATCAACTCAGAGAATATGTGAATTACTGGATATTGCAAAATGTACACTTTATAACTATTTAGACTTGGCAAGAAAATAA
- a CDS encoding ribose-phosphate pyrophosphokinase, with protein sequence MLYEEKIIETIPVGPLGLIPLKSCTGLGKKVDDYLVEWRRERESEHKSTIAFSGYQRDSYILEANTPRFGSGEGKGTIEESVRGDDLYIMVDVCNYSLTYSLFGMTNHMSPDDHFQDLKRIIAAAAGKARRINVIMPFLYESRQHKRSGRESLDCAMALQELVNMGVENIITFDAHDPRVQNSIPLKGFETVQPIYQFLKHLLKNEPDLQIDSDHMMVISPDEGGTSRAIYFANMLGLDMGMFYKRRDYTKIVNGRNPIVAHEFLGSSVEGKDVLIIDDMISSGESMLDVAKELKRRKARKVFICATFGLFTGGLAKFDQYYQDGLIDRILTTNLVYQTPDLLSRPYYINVDMSKYIALIIDNLNHDASLSDLLTPTKRINKLLSQYKEQQAAKNSENNA encoded by the coding sequence ATGTTATATGAGGAAAAAATCATTGAAACAATTCCGGTAGGTCCTTTAGGCCTTATTCCTTTAAAGAGCTGCACGGGTCTTGGAAAAAAGGTGGACGATTATCTGGTAGAGTGGAGAAGAGAGAGAGAAAGCGAACATAAGTCAACTATCGCATTTTCCGGATATCAGAGAGATTCCTATATTCTGGAAGCAAACACACCAAGATTTGGTTCCGGTGAAGGAAAAGGAACAATTGAAGAATCTGTCAGAGGTGATGACCTCTATATTATGGTAGATGTATGTAATTACAGTCTGACTTATTCACTGTTTGGAATGACCAATCATATGTCTCCAGATGATCATTTCCAGGATTTAAAGAGAATTATCGCAGCAGCAGCAGGCAAGGCACGCAGAATTAATGTTATCATGCCATTCCTGTATGAAAGCCGCCAGCATAAGCGTTCCGGAAGAGAATCCTTAGACTGTGCAATGGCTCTTCAGGAACTTGTGAATATGGGCGTTGAAAACATTATTACTTTCGATGCACATGACCCAAGAGTACAGAATTCCATTCCATTAAAGGGATTTGAGACTGTACAGCCGATCTACCAGTTCTTAAAGCATCTGTTAAAGAACGAGCCGGATCTGCAGATTGACAGCGACCACATGATGGTCATCAGCCCGGATGAAGGCGGTACCAGCCGTGCTATCTATTTCGCAAATATGCTGGGACTGGATATGGGTATGTTTTATAAACGCCGTGATTACACCAAGATCGTAAACGGCAGAAACCCGATTGTTGCCCATGAATTTTTGGGATCCAGCGTAGAAGGAAAAGATGTATTGATCATTGATGATATGATCTCTTCCGGCGAGAGTATGTTAGATGTTGCGAAAGAATTAAAGCGCAGAAAAGCGAGAAAAGTATTTATCTGTGCTACTTTTGGTCTGTTCACCGGTGGACTTGCCAAGTTTGATCAGTATTATCAGGATGGTCTTATTGACCGTATTCTTACTACCAATCTGGTATACCAGACTCCGGATCTGTTAAGCAGACCATACTATATTAACGTAGATATGAGCAAGTACATTGCCCTTATCATTGATAACCTGAACCATGACGCATCCTTAAGCGATCTGCTGACACCAACCAAGAGGATCAATAAGCTTCTTAGCCAATACAAAGAGCAGCAGGCTGCTAAGAACAGCGAAAATAATGCTTAG
- a CDS encoding ECF transporter S component — MKTTTANPVTSEMSHSRTTFMVKLALMVAIIFVMAFSPLGYLRTPGLTITFLTVPVAVGAIILGPTAGAICGGAFGLTSAIMALTGGSAFSAALLQINPFGLLFTVLVPRILEGWLCGLIFAALKKVFKNGAFIIASLACPLLNTLLFMGSLVMFFFNTDYIQNIASGLGTSNPLFFVILFVGVQGAIEAIVCTIIGSAVSRALAAALKR, encoded by the coding sequence ATGAAAACAACAACTGCAAATCCAGTAACTTCTGAGATGTCCCATTCACGGACCACTTTTATGGTGAAATTAGCCCTTATGGTTGCCATTATTTTTGTCATGGCATTTTCACCTCTCGGTTATCTGCGCACTCCGGGACTTACCATTACATTTTTAACAGTGCCTGTAGCTGTAGGTGCCATTATCCTTGGTCCAACAGCCGGTGCCATCTGCGGCGGTGCTTTCGGCCTGACCAGTGCCATTATGGCTCTTACCGGTGGTTCTGCCTTCAGTGCAGCTTTATTACAGATCAATCCATTCGGTCTTTTATTTACCGTACTGGTTCCTCGTATCCTGGAAGGCTGGCTGTGCGGCCTGATCTTTGCTGCACTTAAGAAAGTTTTCAAAAATGGAGCATTTATCATTGCAAGCCTTGCCTGCCCACTGTTAAATACACTGCTGTTTATGGGTTCTCTGGTAATGTTCTTCTTCAATACAGATTACATCCAAAATATTGCTTCCGGTCTTGGAACTTCCAATCCACTGTTCTTTGTTATCCTGTTCGTAGGCGTTCAGGGTGCTATTGAAGCAATTGTATGCACCATTATCGGAAGCGCTGTTTCCAGAGCACTGGCAGCTGCATTAAAAAGATAA
- a CDS encoding ATP-binding protein, protein MALSNSQYDAIMREYGKRQMENQHSQEARKKEVYEKVPAVKELEAEIAERSVACARKLLEGSQEAIYELREKLADLKEQKALLIKAAGFPDDYLELHYRCKNCKDTGWVDGHKCHCFLRAQMKLLYAQSNLERVLEQENFDKLSFKYYDNSQIIPEIGMTNADYMNRVVKSCLDFVKNFDSEHDNLLFTGSTGVGKTFLTNCIARKLMDSYHSVIYFSAGDLFDVFSKNKFDYDQTEEMKDTYRYILECDLLIIDDLGTELNNSFTSSQLFYCINERMNMNRSTIISTNLSLTQLRDSYTDRVTSRIMRYRIIPLYGTDIRLLKR, encoded by the coding sequence ATGGCATTAAGTAATTCCCAGTACGACGCCATTATGAGGGAATATGGAAAACGGCAGATGGAAAACCAGCACAGCCAGGAAGCCAGAAAAAAAGAAGTATATGAAAAAGTTCCGGCAGTAAAAGAACTGGAGGCAGAGATTGCGGAACGCTCCGTTGCCTGTGCCAGAAAGCTGCTGGAGGGCAGTCAGGAAGCTATTTATGAACTTCGTGAAAAGCTGGCAGATTTAAAGGAGCAGAAAGCTCTTCTGATCAAGGCAGCCGGTTTTCCAGATGACTATTTAGAACTTCATTACCGCTGCAAGAACTGTAAGGATACTGGATGGGTAGACGGACATAAATGTCACTGCTTTTTACGGGCCCAGATGAAGCTTTTATATGCCCAGTCTAATCTGGAACGGGTGCTGGAGCAGGAGAATTTTGATAAACTTTCTTTCAAGTATTATGACAACAGCCAGATCATTCCGGAAATCGGCATGACCAATGCAGATTACATGAACCGGGTGGTAAAAAGCTGCCTGGATTTTGTGAAAAATTTTGACAGTGAACATGATAATCTGCTTTTTACAGGCAGCACAGGTGTCGGAAAGACCTTTCTAACCAACTGTATTGCCAGAAAGCTGATGGACAGTTATCATTCAGTGATCTATTTTTCCGCAGGAGATCTTTTTGATGTGTTTTCAAAAAATAAATTTGACTACGATCAGACGGAAGAAATGAAGGACACATATCGCTATATCTTAGAATGTGACCTGTTGATTATTGACGATCTGGGAACGGAGTTGAACAACAGTTTTACTTCCTCCCAGCTGTTTTACTGCATCAATGAGCGTATGAATATGAACCGTTCCACCATTATTTCCACTAATCTTTCCCTGACCCAGCTGAGGGATTCATATACAGATCGTGTGACTTCAAGGATCATGCGATATCGTATTATCCCTCTTTATGGCACAGATATCCGTCTGTTAAAAAGATAA
- a CDS encoding pyridoxal phosphate-dependent aminotransferase — protein MRQLSKVVSELKASPVREMYDLASQTENLLDFTLGEPDFDTPDEIKNAAVEALKLNKTHYTHNAGIYELREAVSTYINRYCNITADPEREIFIGAGATEVLSLVIRALIEKGDEVIIQTPMWPTVIGQIDVCGGTVISVELKEKNEFVLKAEDIEKKISEKTKLIIMNTPQNPTGAVIPREEQIKIAELAVKYDLFLIADEVYHRFVYDDVEHFSIASEQKYKNRVITIGSLSKTFAMTGWRLGYGIGNPYLIERITKLHEFYSSCTNTFAQYGAVEALAGKGNFVSYMLDEYDKRRKFITEAVNTIKDIQCRPPKGAFYAFISIKETGLTSMEFCQRLLKETGVALAPGIGFGKEGDGYVRLCYANAMEKLKAGAERMDRFCQKI, from the coding sequence ATGCGGCAATTATCAAAAGTAGTATCAGAATTGAAAGCATCGCCAGTAAGAGAAATGTATGATTTAGCCAGCCAAACAGAAAATTTGTTGGATTTTACGCTGGGCGAACCTGATTTTGATACACCGGATGAAATAAAGAACGCGGCGGTCGAAGCGTTGAAGTTGAATAAAACGCATTATACACATAATGCGGGAATCTATGAATTGAGAGAAGCGGTGAGCACCTATATTAACCGTTATTGTAATATAACAGCAGATCCGGAAAGAGAAATCTTTATAGGAGCAGGTGCAACAGAGGTACTTTCACTTGTGATACGAGCCTTAATAGAAAAAGGGGACGAGGTAATTATACAGACACCCATGTGGCCCACAGTTATCGGACAGATTGATGTCTGCGGAGGAACGGTTATATCGGTTGAGCTGAAGGAAAAAAATGAATTTGTGTTGAAGGCGGAAGATATAGAGAAAAAGATAAGCGAAAAAACAAAGCTGATTATTATGAATACGCCTCAAAATCCAACAGGAGCGGTAATACCGCGGGAAGAGCAGATAAAAATTGCCGAGTTGGCTGTAAAATATGATTTGTTTTTAATTGCAGATGAGGTTTATCATAGATTTGTGTATGACGATGTAGAACATTTTAGCATTGCATCTGAGCAAAAGTATAAAAATCGTGTAATTACCATAGGAAGTCTTTCAAAAACATTTGCAATGACGGGATGGAGGCTGGGATATGGGATAGGAAATCCATATTTAATTGAGCGGATTACAAAGCTGCATGAATTTTACAGCTCTTGCACGAATACGTTTGCGCAATACGGTGCGGTGGAAGCGCTGGCAGGAAAAGGGAATTTTGTTTCTTATATGTTGGATGAATATGACAAGAGAAGGAAGTTTATAACAGAGGCTGTAAATACAATAAAAGATATTCAGTGCAGACCGCCCAAAGGCGCTTTTTATGCCTTCATTAGTATAAAAGAGACAGGGTTGACTTCAATGGAATTCTGCCAGAGGCTTTTAAAAGAAACAGGTGTCGCTCTGGCGCCTGGAATTGGCTTTGGAAAGGAGGGAGATGGATACGTTAGGTTATGTTATGCGAACGCAATGGAAAAGCTGAAAGCAGGAGCTGAAAGAATGGATAGGTTTTGCCAAAAAATATAA
- a CDS encoding transposase — protein sequence MFLQHHDAGILPKFHGITVHDCWGSYWKYSDCPHAICCAHLLRELNGIEGKHSEQTWVKEFKNLLLEMKKVKDKAVAQEKEAVSYYYLHKFDKRYDEIIQQAYEENPLPESTSQKRGRKKKTKVLNLVGRLENYKESVCLFIKNLSVPFDNNQAERDLGMIKVKTKVSGCFRSEEGAQEYLTIMSYIGTAHKHEINAYTAIREVLSGNSDIIFN from the coding sequence GTGTTTTTACAACATCATGATGCCGGAATCCTTCCGAAATTTCATGGAATCACGGTGCATGACTGCTGGGGTTCCTATTGGAAGTACTCAGACTGCCCTCATGCTATCTGCTGCGCCCATTTACTGCGTGAACTGAATGGCATAGAAGGAAAACATTCGGAACAAACCTGGGTAAAGGAGTTCAAAAACCTTCTTCTTGAAATGAAGAAAGTGAAGGATAAAGCTGTAGCACAGGAAAAAGAAGCTGTCAGCTATTATTATCTTCATAAATTTGATAAACGGTATGATGAAATCATCCAACAAGCTTATGAAGAGAATCCATTACCGGAATCCACAAGTCAAAAGCGTGGTCGTAAGAAAAAGACCAAAGTATTAAATTTAGTCGGTAGGCTAGAGAATTACAAGGAGTCAGTCTGCCTATTTATAAAGAATCTCAGTGTTCCGTTTGATAACAACCAGGCTGAGCGAGACCTCGGAATGATAAAAGTAAAAACTAAAGTGTCCGGTTGTTTTCGGAGTGAAGAGGGAGCACAGGAATATCTTACAATCATGAGCTATATCGGGACTGCTCATAAGCATGAAATTAATGCCTATACAGCAATCCGTGAAGTTCTATCTGGGAACTCTGATATCATTTTCAACTAA
- the alr gene encoding alanine racemase produces the protein MDIYRSRIEINLFYLANNIHILKKRLNHQTKFMAVVKANAYGHGIEECVRACDFLVDYYGVATLEEGMRIRAAGSQKDILIFGSIHPSQLPIVIKEHLTLNLHSTSYAQLLCEELTRLNQPADFHIEIDTGLSRTGIRFSDENASTFSYIESLYHENLFHITGIYTHFACSESQNEEDIAFTRRQFQIFQYLLCRLKEKGIHPGIAHCSNSGAFIYYPDFQLDMVRLGMLIYGQFSDNYLRKRLGLKPVIKWTAAIVDIKHLEIGDTVSYNRTFVARRPTDIAIISTGYADGYKRSNSNHSHVLIHDFMVPVIGLICMDFMVADITDLPDKENLTYATLLGEENQNCISVNELSFLTVNGDVTASISNRVQRIYLRNRDEHAI, from the coding sequence ATGGACATCTACAGATCACGTATTGAAATTAATTTGTTTTATCTTGCTAATAATATCCATATTTTAAAAAAAAGATTGAACCATCAAACAAAATTCATGGCTGTGGTTAAAGCCAACGCATATGGACATGGAATTGAAGAATGTGTCAGAGCATGTGATTTTCTGGTTGACTACTACGGAGTTGCAACTCTGGAAGAAGGAATGCGTATTCGAGCTGCCGGTTCACAAAAGGATATTCTGATTTTCGGTAGCATTCACCCTTCCCAACTTCCTATTGTAATTAAAGAACATCTGACCTTAAATCTTCACTCCACCTCCTATGCCCAGTTGCTCTGTGAAGAATTAACTAGACTCAATCAGCCAGCCGATTTTCATATTGAAATTGATACAGGGCTCAGCCGCACTGGAATTCGATTTTCAGATGAGAATGCAAGTACTTTTTCATATATTGAATCTCTTTACCATGAAAATCTGTTTCACATTACTGGCATTTATACGCACTTTGCCTGTTCTGAATCACAAAATGAAGAGGATATTGCATTTACACGGCGGCAATTCCAAATTTTTCAGTATCTTCTCTGCCGTTTAAAAGAAAAAGGGATTCATCCTGGCATTGCTCACTGTTCTAATAGTGGTGCCTTTATATATTATCCGGATTTTCAGTTGGATATGGTACGATTGGGAATGCTGATTTATGGTCAATTCAGCGACAATTACCTCAGAAAGAGGCTTGGATTGAAACCCGTCATAAAATGGACAGCCGCCATTGTAGACATTAAACATCTGGAAATAGGTGATACCGTCAGCTATAACCGAACGTTCGTTGCTAGACGTCCCACTGATATTGCAATTATTTCCACAGGATATGCTGATGGGTATAAACGCAGCAACTCAAATCATTCCCACGTCTTAATCCATGATTTTATGGTACCCGTAATCGGCCTAATCTGCATGGATTTTATGGTGGCTGATATTACCGATCTGCCAGACAAAGAAAATCTGACTTATGCCACATTATTAGGAGAAGAAAATCAGAATTGTATTTCCGTAAATGAACTATCGTTCCTTACTGTAAACGGTGATGTCACTGCTTCCATTTCAAACAGAGTGCAGCGGATATATTTGAGAAATAGAGATGAACATGCGATTTGA
- a CDS encoding DnaD domain protein yields the protein MSRIFKDRLSMGVTPVADTFIDTYMAAANGEYVKVYLYILRHQNKEDLSLEQIADALNHTEADVKRAINYWQKAGVLEQVQESPAESILIEQNHTNWSMDIEVTPAASKETAAAQVQSPAYSAEQVSRLNNDEEFSQLLYIAQKFLNKAFTPRDCQVFAYLYDTLGMNIGLLEYLAEYCAQNGHTSVRYLETVALSWHEKGIRTALEAQEYSTSYTKDAFAVMKAFGLNSRKPAVPEQKLMEKWFKDYGFDRELVLEACSRTINAIHTPSFQYADSILTDWKKAGVKTLADVKGMDARRAERANNADKRFRSYGNAVNNAQNNRKSSSNQFHNFKQRDTDYDALMLQNVKEWMDSPK from the coding sequence ATGAGCAGGATTTTTAAGGACCGGTTGAGTATGGGAGTGACTCCTGTAGCCGATACATTTATTGATACTTATATGGCAGCTGCCAACGGAGAATATGTAAAAGTATATCTTTACATACTCCGTCACCAAAATAAAGAAGATCTGTCTCTGGAGCAGATCGCAGATGCCTTAAATCATACAGAAGCAGATGTAAAAAGAGCTATTAATTACTGGCAGAAAGCAGGGGTCCTGGAACAGGTACAGGAGAGCCCGGCAGAAAGTATATTAATAGAACAAAACCATACCAACTGGTCTATGGACATAGAAGTAACTCCAGCTGCTTCCAAAGAAACTGCCGCAGCCCAGGTACAGTCCCCTGCCTATTCAGCAGAACAGGTAAGCCGTTTGAATAATGATGAGGAATTTTCCCAGCTTTTATACATTGCCCAGAAGTTTTTAAATAAAGCCTTTACACCAAGGGATTGTCAGGTATTTGCCTATCTTTATGACACCCTTGGTATGAATATCGGTCTGTTGGAATATCTGGCAGAATACTGTGCCCAGAATGGTCATACATCGGTACGCTATCTGGAAACAGTAGCATTAAGCTGGCATGAAAAAGGAATACGCACAGCTTTGGAAGCTCAGGAATACAGCACCTCCTATACCAAAGATGCATTTGCGGTCATGAAGGCTTTTGGCTTGAACAGCCGTAAACCGGCAGTGCCGGAGCAGAAGCTGATGGAAAAATGGTTTAAGGACTATGGCTTTGACCGGGAGCTTGTATTAGAAGCCTGCAGCCGGACCATTAACGCCATCCACACTCCAAGTTTCCAGTATGCAGATTCCATTCTCACAGACTGGAAAAAAGCAGGTGTAAAAACATTAGCAGATGTTAAAGGAATGGATGCCCGCAGGGCAGAACGTGCAAACAATGCAGACAAGCGGTTTAGAAGCTATGGAAATGCAGTAAATAACGCGCAGAACAACCGAAAATCTTCCAGTAATCAGTTCCATAACTTTAAACAGCGTGACACTGATTATGACGCCCTGATGCTTCAAAATGTAAAAGAATGGATGGATAGTCCGAAATAG
- the murC gene encoding UDP-N-acetylmuramate--L-alanine ligase, which yields MYQIDFTTPIHIHFIGIGGISMSGLAEILLEEGFTITGSDSKESPLTRRLEEKGARVYYGQKASNIESEPGIQVVVYTAAIHPDNPEFKAAKEKNLPMLTRAELLGELMRNYKESVAVSGTHGKTTTTSMITDILLAADTDPTISVGGILKDIGGNIRVGGPDLFVTEACEYTNSFLSFYPTIEVILNIEEDHLDFFKDINDIRHSFRLFAEKLPKGGLLVINSGIENINEIISGLPCRIVTFGKDLSSMYTAQNITYDEFARPSYDLVVQGEIINRITLGVTGEHNVYNSLAAIAVAMELGIGFDAIMAGLKKFRGTDRRFEKKGEIGGVTIIDDYAHHPQEIAATLSAAKNYPHKKLWCVFQPHTYTRTKAFLDEFAQALSAADEVILADIYAARETDTLGVSSADIASRIEKLGTPAHYIPSFDEIETFILEHCMQGDVLITMGAGDIVRVGEKLLGE from the coding sequence ATGTATCAAATAGATTTCACCACCCCGATCCACATCCATTTCATCGGTATCGGCGGTATTAGTATGAGCGGCCTTGCTGAGATCCTCTTAGAAGAAGGCTTCACCATCACAGGTTCTGATTCTAAGGAATCCCCATTGACCCGTCGCTTAGAAGAAAAAGGCGCCAGAGTCTACTACGGCCAGAAAGCATCCAACATTGAATCCGAGCCAGGCATCCAGGTAGTAGTCTACACAGCAGCCATTCATCCGGACAATCCGGAATTCAAGGCAGCCAAAGAAAAGAATCTTCCGATGCTCACCAGAGCTGAACTTTTAGGCGAACTGATGCGCAATTACAAAGAATCCGTTGCGGTTTCCGGAACCCATGGAAAAACCACAACGACTTCCATGATCACAGACATCCTTCTGGCAGCTGACACAGACCCGACCATTTCTGTAGGTGGCATTTTAAAAGACATTGGCGGCAACATCCGTGTAGGCGGACCAGACCTGTTTGTAACAGAAGCATGTGAATACACTAATAGCTTCTTATCCTTCTATCCAACCATAGAAGTGATCTTAAACATCGAAGAAGACCACTTAGATTTCTTCAAAGATATCAACGATATTCGTCATTCCTTCCGCTTATTTGCAGAAAAACTTCCAAAAGGCGGCCTGTTAGTCATTAACAGCGGTATCGAAAACATAAATGAGATCATCTCAGGTTTACCGTGCCGTATCGTAACCTTCGGAAAAGACCTTTCCAGCATGTATACAGCCCAGAACATCACCTATGATGAATTTGCAAGACCTTCCTACGATCTAGTCGTACAGGGAGAAATCATCAACCGTATTACCTTAGGGGTGACAGGTGAGCATAATGTATACAATTCCCTGGCAGCCATTGCAGTAGCTATGGAACTGGGCATCGGCTTTGATGCAATTATGGCTGGTCTTAAAAAGTTTAGAGGAACTGACCGCAGATTTGAGAAAAAAGGTGAGATCGGTGGAGTAACCATTATCGACGATTACGCACATCATCCACAGGAGATCGCTGCAACACTGTCAGCAGCTAAAAACTATCCACACAAAAAACTATGGTGTGTATTCCAGCCACATACATACACCCGCACCAAGGCATTTTTGGACGAATTTGCACAGGCACTTTCAGCAGCAGATGAAGTGATCCTGGCAGACATTTATGCAGCCAGGGAGACAGATACGCTAGGCGTAAGTTCTGCTGATATTGCATCCAGGATCGAAAAACTGGGAACACCAGCTCACTATATCCCATCTTTTGATGAAATTGAAACATTTATCCTGGAACATTGTATGCAGGGTGATGTGTTGATAACTATGGGCGCCGGAGATATAGTAAGAGTGGGAGAAAAGCTCTTGGGAGAGTAG